One Calditrichota bacterium genomic window carries:
- a CDS encoding T9SS type A sorting domain-containing protein produces TPGYLLDAVRANRARGVMGEALFFYEGLRQRGDLLADTLRATVYSEPAQPPHRGESVWRPPALIVHEDDATTKRTGTWEQTTAPGYRGKALFHRDTSYAAVEYEFDIPASAWYHVLAFIVTGTLTTDRARFSVYSASDTSIHVVSQRGYLNAGWHRLRSAYLNAGRQTVLKLDNHGVLPGDFIVADATMIMVDRKRSPEAVFTRIPRPDDRHIPRSLCLSIYPNPAHDAATLLLDLPHTGEIAVTVYDLLGRQVFEALPGHLPPGQHSLRLPLGHLPSGLYFCRVCTAKYRTVTKLLLAR; encoded by the coding sequence TTACCCCTGGGTATCTTTTGGATGCAGTTCGAGCCAACCGTGCGCGGGGCGTGATGGGGGAGGCGCTCTTCTTTTACGAAGGGTTACGGCAGAGGGGCGACCTGCTGGCGGACACTCTCCGGGCAACAGTCTATTCCGAACCCGCCCAACCGCCCCATCGCGGCGAAAGCGTGTGGCGCCCGCCGGCGCTGATCGTACATGAAGACGACGCCACTACCAAGCGAACCGGAACCTGGGAGCAGACCACCGCGCCCGGCTATCGCGGCAAGGCACTCTTCCACAGGGACACTTCTTATGCAGCCGTGGAATACGAATTCGACATACCGGCCAGCGCCTGGTACCATGTGCTGGCCTTCATCGTCACGGGCACACTGACCACCGATCGAGCGCGTTTTTCGGTGTACTCGGCGAGCGATACCTCAATCCATGTCGTTTCCCAGCGGGGTTACCTGAACGCAGGGTGGCACCGGCTGCGTTCGGCCTATTTGAACGCGGGCAGGCAGACCGTGCTCAAACTCGATAACCACGGCGTCCTGCCCGGTGACTTCATCGTTGCCGATGCGACAATGATCATGGTGGACCGCAAGCGTTCCCCGGAGGCGGTGTTCACTCGCATTCCCCGTCCGGATGACCGCCACATACCACGTTCCCTCTGCCTTAGCATTTACCCCAATCCAGCTCACGATGCGGCAACCCTCTTGTTAGATCTGCCTCACACAGGAGAAATTGCGGTCACTGTATACGATCTGCTTGGGAGGCAAGTCTTCGAAGCTCTTCCCGGACACCTACCACCGGGCCAACACTCGCTTCGGCTGCCCCTCGGCCACCTGCCAAGTGGCCTCTACTTCTGCCGCGTCTGTACGGCAAAGTACCGGACGGTGACCAAGCTCCTCCTGGCCAGATAG